Proteins encoded together in one Pontiella desulfatans window:
- a CDS encoding sulfatase-like hydrolase/transferase: protein MRSEWITCLCLAAGVSSVQAEAVLTVSASAPAGALVSNPTASSYTRSFHDGSSGKTTRGNSFLMPDTGDEFPGYQVTGVTLRKDAAQSFGSGDALQLWLFTWEPTMDGNDESGWTQAGTTGTDDGDPLSGTGMTALKVESVDLNGLSFADESFLTFDFSSSPLYFAENKAYGFLIGYVDGAGDSAYFQYRESGSSAYADGVEIRTAGIPSYNQAYSPRDVVFYINGNAIDAGMYAIDEDEDGLSDVWESMNFGNLNQLGTGNPDGDGLDNEAEETNGTDPNKADSDSDGLADEVEVAGVTDPMNPDCDDDGLLDGVESDTGTYAGPGNTGTDPLLADTDDDGVDDATEIQLGYDPSDGTHVPNLAEKPNIVFIMIDDLDIREIGVYGQATLQTPRVDTMASQGMMFTDYYTASPVCQSCRSCLMSGQDARRSQDRHNSTMALQTDRVTLAEVLKQAGYTTGLVGKWGLGGSTTVGAPWNQGFDFFCGYLSQTAAHRFFPKYLWKNDQKIYFNEDQLGAGDSLYIPGAANLNAITKAWSNDFGNVCSHDVVVAEGLRFIEDHADKPFFLYCAWTPPHAYMYPAATLDALTDADGLLYDPLDLDQTLINAVYPGMPFGEDEYAAGWPNFNNHCYASMVSAADRDTGRILDKLVELGIDDRTLVIFCSDNGEDEPTFLTPEHLKPGYSDFRGLKRDCYEGGIREPFVAWWPGTIQAGTTSGVVGTFADMLPTFAELAGMSSPAQVTGRSILPALLGGSEADLQPRNYHYWSFTEGDRRWRAVRSGDWKIVRTRKTDGSAPTYELFNLAADLYETTDLSTNETDVLARLIPLVEGTHEVSVSTYFKADDEFFTKTDLTPAAYLFGSHDAAGANNGYTLTPSGTGSAFNYLPFENGLGASARFDWKLNFPSSTAASFLLGNANEVSQCLAVRIDASSLQVAVSYPGQTTVSTTLPAEDFEGSQANCTMDLDPATGAGQLVVGATVLPFDFSTDLGPLRFWGYEVETSAVRASRPRWRMISSTGGAQRLVDGEGILAAEYTVPAAHGDEAVMLQYSTDLQSWIDNPPGVVDLRSTGSQGELQGSWTLPADSLLPRNNPNLFFRVQAE, encoded by the coding sequence ACGGTGTCGGCGTCCGCCCCAGCCGGCGCCCTGGTCTCGAACCCAACCGCATCCAGCTACACGAGATCGTTCCACGACGGAAGCAGCGGAAAAACGACCCGGGGGAACTCCTTCCTGATGCCCGACACGGGCGATGAATTCCCCGGCTACCAGGTCACCGGCGTGACGCTGCGCAAGGATGCCGCCCAGAGCTTCGGTTCGGGCGATGCCCTGCAGCTGTGGCTCTTCACCTGGGAGCCCACCATGGACGGCAATGACGAGTCGGGCTGGACGCAGGCCGGAACCACCGGGACGGACGACGGCGATCCCCTCAGTGGAACCGGCATGACCGCCCTGAAGGTTGAGAGCGTCGACCTGAACGGCCTTTCGTTCGCCGATGAATCGTTTCTGACGTTCGATTTCAGCTCCAGCCCGCTCTACTTCGCCGAGAACAAGGCCTACGGGTTTTTGATCGGCTATGTCGACGGGGCGGGCGACAGCGCCTATTTCCAATACCGGGAGTCGGGCAGCTCCGCCTATGCCGACGGGGTCGAAATCAGGACGGCCGGCATCCCCAGCTACAACCAGGCCTATTCCCCGCGGGATGTGGTTTTCTATATCAACGGCAACGCCATCGACGCCGGCATGTACGCCATCGACGAGGACGAGGACGGGCTTTCCGACGTTTGGGAATCCATGAATTTTGGAAACTTGAATCAACTGGGGACGGGCAATCCCGATGGGGACGGGCTCGACAACGAGGCCGAGGAAACCAACGGCACCGATCCGAACAAGGCCGACTCCGATTCCGACGGGTTGGCCGACGAGGTGGAAGTGGCGGGCGTGACCGATCCAATGAACCCCGATTGCGACGACGATGGATTGCTGGATGGCGTGGAGTCGGATACCGGAACGTATGCCGGCCCCGGCAACACCGGCACCGACCCGCTGCTGGCCGACACGGACGACGATGGCGTTGACGACGCCACGGAAATCCAGCTCGGCTACGATCCTTCCGACGGGACGCACGTTCCCAACCTGGCCGAAAAGCCGAACATTGTCTTTATCATGATCGACGACCTCGACATCCGCGAAATCGGCGTCTATGGCCAGGCCACGCTGCAGACGCCGCGGGTGGACACCATGGCCAGCCAGGGCATGATGTTCACGGACTACTACACCGCGAGCCCGGTTTGCCAATCCTGCCGCTCCTGCCTGATGAGCGGCCAGGACGCGCGCCGGTCGCAGGATCGGCATAATTCGACGATGGCGCTGCAGACCGATCGCGTTACGCTGGCCGAAGTGCTCAAGCAGGCGGGCTACACCACGGGCCTGGTGGGCAAATGGGGGCTCGGGGGATCCACCACCGTCGGCGCCCCCTGGAACCAGGGGTTCGACTTTTTCTGCGGCTACCTCAGCCAGACGGCGGCCCACCGCTTTTTCCCGAAGTATCTTTGGAAAAACGACCAGAAGATCTACTTCAACGAAGACCAGTTGGGCGCGGGCGACTCGCTGTATATTCCGGGCGCGGCCAACCTCAACGCCATTACGAAAGCCTGGAGCAACGATTTCGGCAACGTCTGCTCCCACGATGTCGTGGTGGCCGAAGGCCTCCGGTTTATCGAGGACCACGCCGATAAACCCTTCTTCCTCTACTGCGCCTGGACGCCGCCGCACGCCTACATGTATCCGGCGGCCACGCTCGATGCGCTGACCGATGCCGACGGCCTGCTGTACGATCCGCTCGATCTCGACCAGACCCTGATCAACGCGGTCTATCCCGGCATGCCCTTCGGCGAAGATGAATATGCCGCCGGCTGGCCAAACTTCAACAACCACTGCTACGCCTCCATGGTTTCGGCCGCCGACCGCGACACCGGACGCATTCTGGATAAGCTCGTCGAGCTCGGGATCGACGACCGTACCTTGGTGATCTTCTGCTCCGACAACGGCGAAGACGAGCCGACCTTCCTCACGCCGGAGCACCTGAAGCCGGGCTACTCCGATTTCCGCGGCCTGAAGCGCGACTGCTACGAAGGGGGCATCCGCGAACCGTTCGTGGCGTGGTGGCCGGGCACCATCCAGGCCGGCACCACCTCGGGCGTGGTCGGCACCTTCGCCGACATGCTGCCGACCTTCGCGGAGCTCGCGGGGATGTCGTCCCCGGCGCAGGTCACCGGGCGTTCCATCCTGCCGGCCCTGCTCGGCGGTTCCGAGGCCGACCTGCAGCCGCGCAACTACCACTACTGGTCCTTCACCGAGGGCGACCGCCGCTGGCGCGCCGTGCGCTCGGGCGACTGGAAGATTGTCCGCACCCGCAAAACCGACGGCAGCGCTCCGACCTACGAACTGTTCAACCTCGCCGCCGACCTCTACGAAACGACCGATCTCTCGACGAACGAAACGGATGTCCTGGCGCGCCTGATTCCGCTGGTGGAGGGCACCCACGAGGTCTCCGTTTCGACCTACTTCAAGGCGGACGACGAATTCTTCACAAAGACCGACCTGACACCCGCCGCCTACCTCTTTGGTTCGCACGATGCCGCCGGGGCCAACAATGGATATACCCTAACGCCGTCCGGTACGGGGTCGGCGTTCAACTATCTGCCGTTCGAAAACGGGCTGGGGGCTTCCGCGCGGTTCGACTGGAAACTGAATTTTCCCTCCAGCACCGCCGCATCGTTCCTGCTGGGCAACGCCAACGAGGTGTCGCAGTGCCTGGCCGTGCGCATCGATGCCAGCAGCTTGCAGGTTGCCGTAAGCTATCCCGGCCAAACCACCGTCAGCACCACGTTGCCGGCGGAGGATTTCGAGGGTAGCCAGGCCAACTGCACAATGGACCTTGACCCGGCCACTGGGGCGGGCCAGCTGGTGGTCGGGGCAACCGTGCTGCCGTTCGACTTTTCGACCGATCTCGGGCCGCTGCGCTTCTGGGGCTATGAAGTGGAAACCTCCGCCGTCCGGGCCAGCCGCCCGCGCTGGCGGATGATCTCCTCGACGGGCGGCGCCCAGCGGCTGGTCGATGGCGAAGGCATTCTTGCGGCCGAATACACCGTGCCCGCCGCCCATGGCGACGAGGCTGTCATGCTGCAATACAGCACCGACCTGCAAAGCTGGATCGACAACCCGCCCGGGGTGGTTGATCTGCGCAGCACGGGATCGCAGGGCGAGCTCCAGGGGAGCTGGACGCTGCCCGCCGACAGCCTGCTGCCGCGCAACAATCCCAACCTCTTCTTCCGCGTTCAGGCGGAATAA
- a CDS encoding aminopeptidase — translation MTDPRLQKLAQVLVNYSVGVKPNDRVAISGNSITEPLIVEIYRETLRAGGYPIVRVAPEALGEILLKEGSDEQLSYLSPIALYELENIDCRIGLWGQENTRALSNTDSKRHSLMSAARKPFSETFFRRAASGELRWTGSMFPTHSSAQDAGMSLAEYEDFVFSAGLLDHDDPIASWQALSKKQDAAVDYLNGHKQIHIEAANGTDLAFRLENRRWVSSCGNDNFPDGEIYTCPVEETVEGTICFSFPAIHMGHECQGVKLRFEKGVVVEATAEKGGEFLNHMLDQDEGARRVGEFAIGCNYAIKNFSRNTLFDEKIGGTVHLAVGASLRKAGGVNDSGLHWDMVCDMRPGGRIQLDGKTVHENGRFTEVEI, via the coding sequence GTGACGGATCCACGTCTTCAAAAACTGGCCCAGGTGCTGGTGAACTATTCGGTCGGCGTTAAGCCCAACGACCGCGTGGCCATCAGCGGAAACTCGATTACCGAACCCCTCATCGTCGAAATCTATCGCGAAACCCTGCGGGCGGGCGGCTATCCGATCGTCCGCGTTGCGCCGGAAGCGCTCGGCGAAATCCTGCTCAAGGAAGGTTCGGACGAGCAACTTTCCTACTTGAGCCCGATCGCATTGTACGAGCTCGAAAACATCGATTGCCGCATCGGGCTTTGGGGGCAGGAAAACACGCGTGCGCTTTCCAACACCGATTCGAAGCGCCACAGCCTGATGAGCGCCGCCCGCAAGCCGTTTTCCGAAACCTTCTTCCGGCGCGCCGCCAGCGGCGAGCTGCGCTGGACGGGGTCGATGTTTCCCACCCACTCGTCGGCCCAGGATGCCGGCATGTCGCTGGCCGAATACGAGGATTTTGTCTTTTCCGCCGGGCTGCTCGACCACGACGATCCGATTGCCTCCTGGCAGGCGCTCTCCAAAAAGCAGGATGCGGCGGTCGATTATCTCAACGGGCATAAGCAGATCCATATCGAAGCGGCCAACGGAACCGACCTGGCCTTCCGCCTCGAAAACCGCCGGTGGGTCAGCAGCTGCGGCAACGACAACTTTCCGGATGGCGAAATCTACACCTGCCCGGTGGAGGAAACCGTCGAAGGCACCATCTGCTTCAGCTTTCCGGCTATCCACATGGGCCACGAATGCCAAGGCGTGAAACTCCGTTTTGAAAAGGGCGTGGTGGTCGAAGCAACGGCCGAAAAAGGCGGGGAGTTCCTCAACCACATGCTCGACCAGGACGAGGGCGCGCGCCGCGTCGGCGAATTCGCCATCGGCTGCAACTACGCCATCAAAAACTTTTCGCGCAACACGCTCTTCGACGAAAAGATCGGCGGAACCGTGCACCTGGCCGTCGGCGCGAGCCTGCGCAAGGCCGGCGGCGTGAACGATTCCGGCCTGCATTGGGACATGGTCTGCGACATGCGTCCCGGCGGCCGCATCCAGCTCGATGGCAAAACCGTCCATGAAAACGGCCGGTTCACCGAAGTGGAAATTTAA
- a CDS encoding beta strand repeat-containing protein, protein MKKILTCAALVALPLALMAQTTITWTGAGDGSTYTDGVNWGGTAPTDDLTTDIAQLTGGTVNLDADRSVYGLDIDTASTLTGSGTRLILGGGGLTGSSALILSNNVTLRTGTVTTYASDVTIDGATVEATTGTQGFLGTGTITLDNGGTIAGQSSHINMRDTTSIVLGSGGGTLANAHTRAVYGLNNTVISGAGQLTLDGSGSTSYSGNSRIQMEGGINTYTGGTRLQNKANVQVTADENFGAAGSKVTIDDARLITGGGVDFGSREFAITSNGGRISLNNQASTIGGSLSGSGALLIDGQNLKDNGGTPSGTLTLTADSTATFTGDITIGPGATLKANQNSIAIDSGLGTANITLDGGTLSANGNNHMDIGNRQIVLTENGGTVIHGGSRNIYGSTKITGAGQLTIKGANGDGGRFQMTGNGSDYTGGTLVTEGGQAWAYYGDSFGTGAVTLDNGDLQLVNNGHTFANDIAVVGTGSDIKGAKTATFSGVLSGTGELTIKDNGTLSFSNTGNTFEGTLNLGTSAGTVNLTSLGDGATITGDGAGTLNFLGAISLDTANTYAGGITVASGGSIGGSGSLAGDLTLASGAMIEFSATETLTVAGSVTLDSSFGIDDLLGLDGSTAEGTYTLIANDGDFSHIENFGEAFAADIGGGKSAYFQTGSLQVVVIPEPATLGLVAVFGAAVLFIRRRFMI, encoded by the coding sequence ATGAAGAAAATCCTTACCTGCGCAGCCCTGGTGGCACTACCCTTGGCCCTGATGGCGCAAACAACCATTACCTGGACCGGGGCCGGCGACGGCAGCACCTACACCGACGGAGTAAACTGGGGCGGCACGGCCCCGACCGATGACCTCACGACCGATATCGCCCAGCTCACGGGCGGCACCGTCAACCTGGACGCCGACCGCAGTGTGTACGGTTTGGATATCGACACAGCCAGCACGTTGACCGGCTCGGGAACGCGCTTGATTCTGGGCGGAGGCGGCCTCACCGGCTCTTCAGCGCTCATTCTCAGCAACAACGTGACCTTGCGGACCGGCACCGTCACCACCTATGCGTCCGATGTCACGATTGATGGCGCTACGGTCGAGGCCACTACAGGGACTCAAGGCTTCCTGGGAACCGGAACCATCACCCTCGATAACGGAGGAACAATTGCAGGGCAGAGCAGTCACATCAATATGAGGGACACGACCAGCATTGTCCTCGGATCAGGCGGCGGCACCCTCGCCAATGCGCACACCCGGGCCGTTTATGGGCTGAATAACACCGTCATTTCAGGTGCTGGCCAATTAACACTCGACGGTTCAGGTAGCACCAGCTACTCCGGAAACAGTCGTATTCAGATGGAGGGTGGCATAAACACCTACACCGGTGGAACGCGTCTCCAAAACAAGGCAAACGTTCAAGTTACTGCGGATGAAAACTTTGGTGCTGCTGGCTCCAAAGTGACCATTGATGACGCGAGGCTTATTACAGGCGGCGGTGTTGATTTCGGAAGCCGCGAGTTCGCGATCACGAGTAATGGAGGTAGAATTAGTCTCAACAATCAGGCTTCAACGATTGGCGGCAGCCTTAGCGGCTCGGGCGCATTGCTTATCGACGGACAAAATCTGAAAGACAATGGTGGAACGCCTAGCGGAACCCTTACGCTCACAGCGGACAGCACCGCCACCTTCACCGGCGACATCACCATTGGGCCCGGAGCGACACTGAAAGCGAACCAGAACTCGATCGCGATCGACAGCGGACTTGGAACGGCCAACATCACCCTGGACGGCGGAACGCTGTCGGCCAACGGCAACAACCACATGGACATCGGCAACCGTCAGATCGTCCTGACCGAAAATGGCGGAACGGTCATTCACGGAGGTAGCAGAAACATCTACGGCAGCACCAAGATCACCGGTGCCGGGCAATTGACGATCAAAGGCGCCAATGGCGATGGCGGTCGCTTCCAGATGACCGGCAACGGCAGCGACTATACGGGCGGCACGCTCGTCACCGAAGGCGGCCAGGCTTGGGCCTATTATGGCGATTCGTTCGGCACGGGTGCTGTGACCCTCGATAACGGAGATCTTCAGCTGGTCAACAACGGGCACACTTTCGCCAACGACATTGCGGTTGTAGGCACCGGCAGCGACATCAAGGGAGCCAAGACCGCAACCTTTAGCGGCGTGCTTTCAGGAACTGGGGAACTCACCATCAAGGATAACGGAACGCTCAGCTTCAGCAACACCGGCAACACCTTCGAGGGCACACTCAATCTCGGAACATCGGCCGGCACGGTGAATTTGACCTCCCTGGGCGATGGCGCCACCATCACCGGGGATGGCGCAGGAACGCTGAACTTCCTCGGGGCCATCTCGCTGGACACGGCCAATACCTACGCCGGGGGAATCACGGTTGCCTCCGGGGGTTCAATTGGCGGTAGCGGCTCGCTGGCCGGTGACCTCACGCTCGCATCCGGCGCGATGATTGAATTCAGCGCCACCGAAACCCTTACCGTTGCAGGCTCGGTCACCTTGGACAGCTCCTTCGGCATCGACGACCTGCTGGGCCTCGACGGCAGCACGGCCGAGGGAACCTACACGCTGATCGCCAATGACGGCGACTTCTCCCACATCGAAAACTTCGGCGAAGCCTTCGCCGCCGACATCGGCGGCGGCAAGAGCGCCTACTTCCAGACTGGCAGCCTCCAGGTGGTTGTGATTCCGGAACCGGCCACGCTCGGTTTGGTGGCGGTCTTTGGCGCGGCGGTGCTCTTCATCCGCCGCCGGTTCATGATCTAG
- a CDS encoding LacI family DNA-binding transcriptional regulator, whose protein sequence is MSEKPDHNGARRVTLRDIAKELGVSHVTVSKALRNQSGASEELKARIQAKAEEMGYQPDPMLAALSHYRKSSKTKPVQASLAWINTWTDPNQLRQFKEFDLYWQGAAESARRLGFKLQEFSTAEIPLRRLETILKTRNIQGILLPPLRDPVEGLQAFDWSSFAVVRFGQAIPFPETHFVTGAQMADTMLAFDRAHQLGYERIGFVCEYWRMRFFGVGYSWAQKTLPPKQQLPLLTLNQTDDFEHQQSVFEKWIAKAKPDAILTDNSNTLKMLSNLGYRIPEDLGLATTSIHDTPIDAGIDQRPFEIGRAAVRTLVSLLVEKNFGIPDCRNEILIEGQWIDGSMLPPRT, encoded by the coding sequence ATGAGTGAAAAACCAGACCACAACGGAGCGCGCCGGGTCACCCTGCGCGATATTGCCAAGGAGCTGGGCGTTTCCCACGTCACGGTCTCCAAGGCGCTTCGCAACCAGTCCGGCGCCTCGGAGGAGCTGAAAGCGCGGATCCAGGCCAAGGCGGAAGAAATGGGCTACCAACCCGACCCCATGCTGGCCGCCCTCTCCCACTATCGCAAGAGCAGCAAGACCAAACCGGTACAGGCGAGCCTGGCCTGGATCAACACGTGGACTGATCCGAATCAACTTCGGCAGTTTAAGGAGTTCGATCTCTACTGGCAGGGCGCGGCGGAAAGTGCGCGGAGGCTGGGGTTCAAGCTCCAGGAGTTTTCCACGGCCGAAATCCCGTTGCGGCGACTCGAAACCATCCTTAAAACCCGGAATATCCAAGGCATCCTGCTCCCTCCCCTGCGCGACCCGGTCGAGGGTTTGCAGGCGTTTGATTGGTCGAGCTTCGCCGTGGTGCGCTTCGGCCAAGCCATCCCCTTTCCCGAAACGCACTTTGTGACGGGCGCCCAAATGGCGGACACCATGCTGGCCTTCGACCGCGCGCACCAGCTCGGCTATGAACGGATCGGGTTTGTCTGCGAATATTGGCGCATGCGCTTTTTCGGGGTGGGCTATTCCTGGGCCCAGAAAACCCTCCCCCCCAAACAGCAGCTCCCGTTGCTGACCCTCAACCAGACGGATGATTTCGAGCATCAACAAAGCGTCTTTGAAAAATGGATCGCAAAAGCCAAACCCGATGCCATCCTCACCGACAACAGCAATACGCTGAAGATGCTCAGCAACCTGGGCTACCGCATCCCCGAAGACCTCGGGCTCGCCACTACCAGCATCCACGACACGCCGATCGATGCGGGCATCGACCAACGCCCCTTCGAGATCGGCCGCGCCGCCGTCCGCACCTTGGTTTCGCTGCTCGTTGAAAAAAACTTCGGCATCCCGGATTGCCGCAACGAAATCCTCATCGAAGGCCAATGGATCGACGGTTCCATGCTGCCCCCCCGCACATAG